A window of the Henckelia pumila isolate YLH828 chromosome 3, ASM3356847v2, whole genome shotgun sequence genome harbors these coding sequences:
- the LOC140891573 gene encoding uncharacterized protein isoform X3 encodes MAKPFSEDESDQDPREFIWLEYDKFAPENHKVSSYITSLFYTQTCEEGYSWKFVTEDQRQWYWDEFVKRYRWVLAIDLDIKRVWYINTKELYRQTIHRWRSQGKHPETITEETWSKWTAVWASQDWLDTAKIYKANKHSEPAGPGTGQTKHTGGSKSYAMHVVDMEKMEAYMLEAMTPLEDGTIHPEPTNNDINEHFKLICGGRKNGRMYGLSTLANTMYPAVMAPRQRGFAGGGENFEAFHDEARAATQRANEADQRALEATRECEAIPLRVEEHHMVVVEPQHIHAGHRKGAEMGVEVHQHLGAHQQAEGHQRRGVPFIDYHHKDVLHLSSWTQTLLQTMMSTMTMRLNHE; translated from the exons ATGGCGAAACCATTTTCCGAGGACGAGAGTGACCAAGATCCACGAGAGTTCATATGGTTGGAATATGATAA GTTTGCCCCAGAAAATCATAAAGTCTCTTCGTACATAACTTCTTTATTCTACACACAAACTTGCGAGGAAGGATACTCTTGGAAGTTCGTGACAGAGGACCAACGACAATGGTATTGGGATGAGTTCGTG aAGAGGTACAGATGGGTATTAGCCATTGACTTAGATATCAAGAGGGTTTGGTACATCAACACTAAAGAACTGTACCGTCAGACTATCCACCGATGGCGTTCGCAGGGGAAACATCCTGAAACAATCACTGAAGAGACGTGGTCCAAGTGGACAGCGGTGTGGGCTTCTCAAGATTGGCTGGACACGGCCAAAATATACAAGGCAAACAAGCACTCCGAGCCTGCAGGTCCTGGGACAGGCCAAACGAAGCATACTGGTGGATCCAAGTCTTATGCAATGCATGTTGTCGACATG GAAAAAATGGAAGCGTACATGTTGGAGGCCATGACTCCATTGGAGGATGGGACTATACATCCCGAGCCTACAAACAACGACATTAATGAACATTTTAAGCTCATCTGCGGTGGACGGAAAAATGGTAGGATGTATGGCTTGTCGACCTTGGCAAATACGATGTATCCAGCGGTCATGGCTCCACGTCAAAGAGGCTTTGCTGGCGGAGGAGAAAATTTCGAAGCTTTTCATGACGAGGCACGAGCTGCAACGCAAAGGGCCAATGAGGCAGACCAGAGGGCCCTCGAAGCAACCAGGGAGTGCGAGGCAATACCCCTCAGGGTCGAGGAGCATCACATGGTGGTCGTGGAACCCCAACACATACACGCAGGTCATCGCAAGGGAGCAGAGATGGGAGTCGAGGTTCACCAGCACTTAGGGGCTCACCAGCAAGCAGAGGGACACCAACGGAGAGGGGTTCCATTCATCGATTATCATCACAAAGACGTACTTCATCTTTCCAGTTGGACGCAAACCTTGCTACAAACAATGATGAGTACGATGACGATGAGACTCAACCATGAGTAG
- the LOC140891573 gene encoding uncharacterized protein isoform X1, with protein sequence MAKPFSEDESDQDPREFIWLEYDKFAPENHKVSSYITSLFYTQTCEEGYSWKFVTEDQRQWYWDEFVKRYRWVLAIDLDIKRVWYINTKELYRQTIHRWRSQGKHPETITEETWSKWTAVWASQDWLDTAKIYKANKHSEPAGPGTGQTKHTGGSKSYAMHVVDMRKKNKHEPNAWEVFLQMHRTSDGKFVDERSKNLNEKMEAYMLEAMTPLEDGTIHPEPTNNDINEHFKLICGGRKNGRMYGLSTLANTMYPAVMAPRQRGFAGGGENFEAFHDEARAATQRANEADQRALEATRECEAIPLRVEEHHMVVVEPQHIHAGHRKGAEMGVEVHQHLGAHQQAEGHQRRGVPFIDYHHKDVLHLSSWTQTLLQTMMSTMTMRLNHE encoded by the exons ATGGCGAAACCATTTTCCGAGGACGAGAGTGACCAAGATCCACGAGAGTTCATATGGTTGGAATATGATAA GTTTGCCCCAGAAAATCATAAAGTCTCTTCGTACATAACTTCTTTATTCTACACACAAACTTGCGAGGAAGGATACTCTTGGAAGTTCGTGACAGAGGACCAACGACAATGGTATTGGGATGAGTTCGTG aAGAGGTACAGATGGGTATTAGCCATTGACTTAGATATCAAGAGGGTTTGGTACATCAACACTAAAGAACTGTACCGTCAGACTATCCACCGATGGCGTTCGCAGGGGAAACATCCTGAAACAATCACTGAAGAGACGTGGTCCAAGTGGACAGCGGTGTGGGCTTCTCAAGATTGGCTGGACACGGCCAAAATATACAAGGCAAACAAGCACTCCGAGCCTGCAGGTCCTGGGACAGGCCAAACGAAGCATACTGGTGGATCCAAGTCTTATGCAATGCATGTTGTCGACATG CGTAAGAAGAACAAGCACGAGCCGAATGCGTGGGAGGTATTTTTGCAAATGCATAGGACGTCGGACGGGAAATTTGTGGATGAGCGTTCTAAAAATCTTAAT GAAAAAATGGAAGCGTACATGTTGGAGGCCATGACTCCATTGGAGGATGGGACTATACATCCCGAGCCTACAAACAACGACATTAATGAACATTTTAAGCTCATCTGCGGTGGACGGAAAAATGGTAGGATGTATGGCTTGTCGACCTTGGCAAATACGATGTATCCAGCGGTCATGGCTCCACGTCAAAGAGGCTTTGCTGGCGGAGGAGAAAATTTCGAAGCTTTTCATGACGAGGCACGAGCTGCAACGCAAAGGGCCAATGAGGCAGACCAGAGGGCCCTCGAAGCAACCAGGGAGTGCGAGGCAATACCCCTCAGGGTCGAGGAGCATCACATGGTGGTCGTGGAACCCCAACACATACACGCAGGTCATCGCAAGGGAGCAGAGATGGGAGTCGAGGTTCACCAGCACTTAGGGGCTCACCAGCAAGCAGAGGGACACCAACGGAGAGGGGTTCCATTCATCGATTATCATCACAAAGACGTACTTCATCTTTCCAGTTGGACGCAAACCTTGCTACAAACAATGATGAGTACGATGACGATGAGACTCAACCATGAGTAG
- the LOC140891573 gene encoding uncharacterized protein isoform X2 produces MAKPFSEDESDQDPREFIWLEYDKFAPENHKVSSYITSLFYTQTCEEGYSWKFVTEDQRQWYWDEFVRYRWVLAIDLDIKRVWYINTKELYRQTIHRWRSQGKHPETITEETWSKWTAVWASQDWLDTAKIYKANKHSEPAGPGTGQTKHTGGSKSYAMHVVDMRKKNKHEPNAWEVFLQMHRTSDGKFVDERSKNLNEKMEAYMLEAMTPLEDGTIHPEPTNNDINEHFKLICGGRKNGRMYGLSTLANTMYPAVMAPRQRGFAGGGENFEAFHDEARAATQRANEADQRALEATRECEAIPLRVEEHHMVVVEPQHIHAGHRKGAEMGVEVHQHLGAHQQAEGHQRRGVPFIDYHHKDVLHLSSWTQTLLQTMMSTMTMRLNHE; encoded by the exons ATGGCGAAACCATTTTCCGAGGACGAGAGTGACCAAGATCCACGAGAGTTCATATGGTTGGAATATGATAA GTTTGCCCCAGAAAATCATAAAGTCTCTTCGTACATAACTTCTTTATTCTACACACAAACTTGCGAGGAAGGATACTCTTGGAAGTTCGTGACAGAGGACCAACGACAATGGTATTGGGATGAGTTCGTG AGGTACAGATGGGTATTAGCCATTGACTTAGATATCAAGAGGGTTTGGTACATCAACACTAAAGAACTGTACCGTCAGACTATCCACCGATGGCGTTCGCAGGGGAAACATCCTGAAACAATCACTGAAGAGACGTGGTCCAAGTGGACAGCGGTGTGGGCTTCTCAAGATTGGCTGGACACGGCCAAAATATACAAGGCAAACAAGCACTCCGAGCCTGCAGGTCCTGGGACAGGCCAAACGAAGCATACTGGTGGATCCAAGTCTTATGCAATGCATGTTGTCGACATG CGTAAGAAGAACAAGCACGAGCCGAATGCGTGGGAGGTATTTTTGCAAATGCATAGGACGTCGGACGGGAAATTTGTGGATGAGCGTTCTAAAAATCTTAAT GAAAAAATGGAAGCGTACATGTTGGAGGCCATGACTCCATTGGAGGATGGGACTATACATCCCGAGCCTACAAACAACGACATTAATGAACATTTTAAGCTCATCTGCGGTGGACGGAAAAATGGTAGGATGTATGGCTTGTCGACCTTGGCAAATACGATGTATCCAGCGGTCATGGCTCCACGTCAAAGAGGCTTTGCTGGCGGAGGAGAAAATTTCGAAGCTTTTCATGACGAGGCACGAGCTGCAACGCAAAGGGCCAATGAGGCAGACCAGAGGGCCCTCGAAGCAACCAGGGAGTGCGAGGCAATACCCCTCAGGGTCGAGGAGCATCACATGGTGGTCGTGGAACCCCAACACATACACGCAGGTCATCGCAAGGGAGCAGAGATGGGAGTCGAGGTTCACCAGCACTTAGGGGCTCACCAGCAAGCAGAGGGACACCAACGGAGAGGGGTTCCATTCATCGATTATCATCACAAAGACGTACTTCATCTTTCCAGTTGGACGCAAACCTTGCTACAAACAATGATGAGTACGATGACGATGAGACTCAACCATGAGTAG
- the LOC140887018 gene encoding syntaxin-132-like, which translates to MNDLLSDSFVIPQDQNNRNSDIEMGMQRPNNSEELGLENFFKQVQDIEKQYEKLNTLLRKLQDAHEESKSVTKAANMKAIKQRMEKDVDEVGKIARSIKSKIEALDKENLANREKPGCGKGSGVDRSRTATTVALKKKFKDRMSEFQTLRENIHQEYREVVERRVFTVTGTRADEETIDKLIETGDSEQIFQKAIREQGRGQVMDTLAEIQERHDAVRDLEKKLLELQQIFMDMAVLVEAQGDMLDNIESQVSSAVDHVQSGNTALQKAKSLQRSSRKWMCIAIIILLIIVAIIVVGVLKPWQNNKGA; encoded by the exons ATGAACGACCTTTTGTCA GACTCCTTCGTGATCCCTCAGGATCAAAATAATAGAAACTCTGATATTGAAATGGGGATGCAGAGACCAAATAATTCAGAGGAATTAGGCTTGGAAAATTTCTTTAAGCAG GTTCAGGATATTGAAAAGCAATATGAAAAGCTCAATACCCTATTGAGAAAGCTTCAG GATGCTCATGAGGAATCAAAGTCTGTTACCAAGGCTGCTAATATGAAAG CAATCAAGCAGCGAATGGAGAAGGATGTTGATGAAGTAGGAAAAATTGCCCGTTCTATTAAATCAAAAATTGAGGCACTTGACAAAGAG AATTTAGCTAATAGAGAAAAGCCTGGGTGTGGTAAAGGATCGGGTGTAGACAGATCAAGGACAGCAACAACAGT GGCTTTGAAGAAGAAGTTTAAAGACAGGATGTCTGAATTTCAG ACTTTGAGAGAAAACATACATCAAGAGTATCGTGAGGTTGTCGAGAGGCGTGTATTCACAG TCACGGGCACGCGAGCTGATGAAGAG ACAATTGATAAATTGATAGAGACTGGAGATAGCGAGCAGATTTTTCAGAAAGCAATCCGAGAACAAGGCAGAGGCCAG GTGATGGATACTCTTGCAGAAATACAAGAGCGACATGATGCTGTTAGAGATTTAGAGAAGAAGCTTCTTGAATTGCAACAG ATCTTCATGGACATGGCAGTACTGGTTGAAGCTCAAGGGGACATGCTTGATAATATAGAGTCACAG GTCTCATCAGCTGTGGACCATGTGCAATCGGGGAACACTGCCCTTCAGAAGGCAAAGAGTTTACAAAGGAGCTCCAGAAAATGGATGTGCATAGCTATCATCATTCTTCTCATTATCGTTGCAATCATAGTTGTCGGTGTCCTTAAACCGTGGCAGAACAATAAAGGCGCTTAG
- the LOC140892504 gene encoding uncharacterized protein, protein MMESARENPRANLGNPSNDVAASGEAQEDDDTPMLSLQALEALKEFLAEQNRGIESTDDAAEEVALVAEDWRLSQFWYDRSTAETVATEVLTICRNLSSPSIACIACPTLYAYLKKIDPQVPAQLLEFDKRFGQYGAEFTFYDYNQPEDLPLSLKHTFPIIVADPPYLSKECLEKVTKTIKFLLRPKESYILLLTGDVQRDRAAELLALRPCGFRPQHSSKLGNEFRLFTSYDPGTRLDGWEE, encoded by the exons ATGATGGAGAGCGCGAGGGAAAACCCTAGAGCGAATCTAGGAAACCCATCAAACGACGTCGCTGCTTCCGGAGAAGCCCAAGAAGACGACGATACTCCAATGCTGAGCTTGCAAGCCCTGGAGGCACTCAAGGAGTTCCTCGCCGAACAGAACCGCGGGATTGAGTCGACGGACGACGCGGCCGAGGAAGTGGCTCTTGTGGCGGAGGACTGGCGGCTCAGCCAGTTCTGGTACGATCGCTCCACCGCTGAAACCGTTGCTACCGAAGTCCTTACCATCTGCCGGAACCTCAGTTCCCCTTCCATCGCTTGCATTGCTTGCCCCACTCTGTACGCCTACCTCAAG AAAATTGATCCTCAAGTGCCAGCACAGCTTCTTGAGTTTGACAAGAGGTTTGGGCAGTATGGGGCTGAGTTCACGTTTTATGATTACAACCAGCCTGAGGATCTTCCACTGTCGTTGAAGCACACCTTTCCAATTATAGTTGCAGATCCCCCTTACCTG AGCAAGGAGTGCTTGGAGAAAGTAACTAAGACAATCAAGTTTCTATTGAGACCCAAGGAATCTTACATTCTATTACTTACAG GTGACGTACAAAGGGACAGGGCTGCGGAGCTTTTAGCCCTTCGTCCTTGTGGGTTTCGACCGCAGCACTCAAGCAAGCTTGGAAATGAGTTTCGTCTTTTTACAAGCTATGACCCTGGGACAAGACTAGATGGTTGGGAGGAGTAA